In one Rhopalosiphum padi isolate XX-2018 chromosome 3, ASM2088224v1, whole genome shotgun sequence genomic region, the following are encoded:
- the LOC132926548 gene encoding transformer-2 protein homolog beta-like, with product MDVPEKKNEGSRSRSRSRSFSKRNRSSSQRNRKSCSRSPINDFKSRSKSSFRSRSRSSCNYKSRSTYSRSRSSSYSSNGRRSFRSRSRIRSLDKSNRCLGIFGLDCNTNEHQLHRVFSKYGTIDSINIVMDAKSGKSRGFGFAYFKYIDDARKAKEKCSGMVIDGQRIRIDFSFSPRNDSLTRGVYVGRNIMKKDSVDRYHHGEHFDRYNQDKNDDCVHERYRNEKRRYEDRERRSSSFKYKYLHVRSNSRSLSPCRYA from the exons ATGGATGTCCCCGAG AAGAAAAATGAGGGTTCTAGATCCCGCTCTAGATCCCGATCCTTTTCCAAACGAAACCGCAGCAGCTCACAGAGAAATCGCAAGTCTTGCAGTCGGTCACCAATCAATGATTTTAAGTCACGTTCCAAATCATCGTTTCGATCACGCAGCCGCAGTAGTTGTAATTACAAGAGCCGATCGACGTATTCACGCTCCAGGTCAAGTTCGTATTCTAGTAATGGTCGCCGCAGTTTTCGCAGCCGCTCTCGAATCAGATCCTtg gaCAAGAGTAATAGATGTCTAGGTATATTTGGTCTAGATTGTAACACTAACGAACATCAACTCCACAGAGTATTTAGTAAATACGGTACTATTGATAGCATCAATATTGTTATGGATGCTAAa AGCGGAAAGTCTCGAGGTTTTGGTTTTGCGTATTTCAAATACATCGATGATGCAAGGAAGGCTAAAGAAAAATGTTCAGGCATGGTAATTGATGGCCAGAGAATTCGAATTGATTTTTCGTTTAGTCCACGTAATGATAGTTTAACACGCGGCGTTTATGTGGGCAGAAAtat aatgaaAAAAGATAGTGTTGATAGATATCACCACGGTGAACATTTTGATAGATATAATCAAGATAAAAATGACGA ctGTGTGCATGAAAGATACAGAAATGAAAAAAGAAGATATGAAGACAGAGAAAGAAGATCATCAtcgtttaaatacaaatatctcCATGTTAGGTCAAATTCACGCTCTTTGTCACCCT gtCGCTATGCATAA